Proteins encoded by one window of Acuticoccus sp. MNP-M23:
- a CDS encoding gamma-glutamyltransferase — protein sequence MPKGYRAIGHHHMASAGHALAARAADDILEAGGNAADAGVAGGLVLGVVQGDLVNVAGVAPIMVREPDGTATTIDGLGGWPAALDPTLFMREHGGQIPLGILRTVIPAAPAAWIEALARFGTMSFAEVAAPAITLARDGFAMHWLKHKLIAAHEADYNKWPQNAAIYLPGGRPPATGAKFVQTDLAASLQYMADCESGAAGDRAGGLAAARAAFYEGDIAAAIVRFHEAEGGLMSAADLANYRVEIGKPLPARFAGGTVLCSGAYCQGPFLGEVMQLLDGFEWRGIERGSAVYYHRLIECVKLAFADREAVLGDPNFVDVPVETLLSEAYTRERLKAFDPESASPDMPAPGIGTAGKAGDGTGGATHGDTSYIAVVDSGGLAFSATPSDVSYNSPVIPGTGLVPSSRGSASWADPSHPSGVAPGKRPRLTPNPAIWVGPEGHAMPFGTPGGDVQIQTMAQVLLNRVVYGMDLQDAIEAPRVASYSFPSSFAPHESYPGLVRAEKRIPESVRAELSALGHTVEVWEEFTYLAGTFCAVEMRADGGLEGGADPRRASGTAGR from the coding sequence ATGCCCAAGGGATACCGCGCCATCGGCCACCACCACATGGCGTCCGCCGGCCATGCCCTCGCCGCCAGAGCCGCCGACGACATTCTGGAAGCGGGGGGCAACGCAGCCGACGCCGGGGTCGCCGGCGGGCTGGTGCTCGGCGTCGTCCAGGGCGACCTCGTCAACGTTGCCGGCGTGGCGCCAATCATGGTGCGCGAGCCGGACGGCACCGCCACCACCATCGACGGCCTCGGCGGCTGGCCCGCCGCCCTCGACCCGACCCTTTTCATGCGCGAGCACGGCGGGCAGATCCCGCTCGGCATCCTGCGCACGGTCATTCCGGCAGCGCCTGCGGCATGGATCGAGGCGCTCGCCCGCTTCGGCACCATGAGTTTTGCCGAAGTTGCAGCCCCCGCCATCACGCTGGCGCGCGACGGCTTCGCCATGCACTGGCTGAAGCACAAGCTGATTGCCGCCCACGAGGCCGACTACAACAAGTGGCCGCAGAACGCCGCCATCTATCTCCCCGGCGGCCGCCCCCCGGCCACCGGCGCAAAGTTCGTCCAGACCGATCTCGCGGCGAGCCTCCAGTACATGGCCGATTGCGAGAGCGGGGCCGCAGGCGACCGCGCGGGCGGCCTCGCCGCGGCCCGTGCGGCCTTCTACGAAGGCGACATTGCCGCGGCCATCGTGCGCTTTCACGAGGCGGAAGGCGGTCTCATGTCGGCGGCCGACCTTGCCAACTACCGCGTGGAGATCGGCAAGCCGCTGCCGGCAAGGTTTGCAGGCGGCACGGTGCTGTGCTCGGGCGCCTACTGCCAGGGCCCGTTCCTCGGCGAGGTCATGCAGTTGCTGGACGGCTTCGAGTGGCGCGGCATCGAGCGGGGCAGCGCCGTCTACTACCACCGGCTGATCGAATGCGTGAAGCTTGCCTTCGCGGACCGCGAGGCGGTGCTCGGCGATCCCAATTTCGTCGACGTTCCGGTCGAGACGCTCTTGTCCGAGGCCTACACGCGCGAGCGGCTCAAGGCGTTTGATCCCGAGAGCGCTTCGCCGGACATGCCGGCCCCCGGCATCGGCACGGCCGGCAAGGCTGGCGACGGCACCGGCGGCGCCACCCACGGGGATACGTCCTATATTGCGGTGGTGGATTCCGGCGGGCTCGCGTTTTCGGCAACGCCGTCGGACGTGTCCTACAACAGCCCCGTCATTCCGGGGACCGGGCTGGTCCCGTCCTCGCGCGGGTCGGCGAGCTGGGCGGACCCGTCGCATCCAAGCGGCGTTGCGCCCGGCAAGCGGCCTCGCCTGACGCCCAACCCCGCCATCTGGGTCGGGCCGGAAGGGCACGCGATGCCGTTCGGCACCCCCGGCGGCGACGTGCAGATCCAGACCATGGCGCAGGTTCTCCTCAACCGCGTCGTCTACGGCATGGATCTGCAGGACGCGATCGAGGCGCCGCGGGTGGCGAGCTACAGCTTTCCGTCGAGCTTTGCCCCGCACGAAAGCTATCCCGGGCTGGTGCGCGCCGAAAAGCGCATTCCCGAAAGCGTGCGCGCCGAACTGTCCGCCCTCGGCCACACCGTGGAGGTGTGGGAGGAATTCACCTACCTCGCCGGCACCTTCTGCGCGGTTGAAATGCGCGCCGATGGTGGGCTCGAAGGCGGCGCCGACCCGCGCCGTGCCAGCGGTACTGCCGGGCGATGA
- a CDS encoding TRAP transporter fused permease subunit has translation MPSALKSFSRLFTDKTAGPAAALFGIVGVGMAVLHMYQIQTFHFPSGLFKAMHLTLALLLSLLGLIVATPVERRWARRLLSLLALVALVPFFYMLSQYQALIDDRAFFPNTPDLIVAVLLLALSLFVAAREWGLIIPGIAVLGLLYGYFGFLMPGDLLYHNGFNLERLIGYTSIPYFRGLLGGLTAVSASTIFIYMLFAGLLKSTGGLDLLMKIAFALSGKSRAGPAQAAVIGSGFMGMISGSTMANVASTGAFTIPMMKRFGFKPHFAGAVEAVASAGGQITPPKMGLAAFLIVGITGIPYVEIIAAATLPAIIYYGYLMFAVHIQAVKLDLGATHEARQVAGLPLTDVSMLRAFLMHGHPILAVTVLIWLLLTGSPANTAALCAVEITLALEVVKRVVLGWRTPVAMVKSMGAPILGGLARGAHSGAQVAVVVAVISIMVEMLSATGLAQKLSYMMLDLAGESLWPLVFIAALTCLVFGVGMPTSAAYILVALLGAPALIDLGVPVLAAHLFVFYLANMSAITPPVAVGCLVAANIAEAPFMKTSFTAVRLGLPGFLLPMLFIARPELLGLGAPFWLQLLTALLAGVALVAINIALEGTFRRRLHVVERIALLPAAFCLFHHSWWTTAVGIALFAVVIGRQFLSAPRPEAAAA, from the coding sequence ATGCCGTCTGCGCTGAAATCATTTTCGCGTCTTTTCACCGACAAGACGGCGGGCCCTGCTGCGGCCCTGTTCGGCATCGTCGGCGTGGGGATGGCGGTGCTCCACATGTACCAGATCCAGACGTTCCATTTCCCGTCTGGTCTCTTCAAGGCGATGCACCTCACGCTGGCGCTGCTCCTGTCGCTCCTGGGGCTGATTGTTGCAACGCCGGTGGAGCGCCGCTGGGCGCGCCGGCTTCTGTCCCTTCTGGCGCTGGTGGCGCTGGTGCCGTTCTTCTACATGCTCAGCCAGTATCAGGCGCTGATCGACGACCGCGCCTTTTTCCCCAACACCCCCGACCTGATTGTGGCCGTGCTTCTCCTCGCCCTGTCGCTGTTTGTGGCGGCGCGCGAATGGGGGCTCATCATTCCGGGGATTGCGGTGCTGGGGCTGCTCTACGGCTATTTCGGCTTTCTCATGCCGGGCGACCTGCTCTACCACAACGGCTTCAACCTTGAGCGGCTGATCGGCTACACGTCGATCCCCTATTTCCGCGGCCTTCTGGGCGGTCTGACCGCCGTATCCGCGTCGACGATCTTCATCTACATGCTGTTTGCAGGGCTCCTGAAGTCCACCGGCGGGCTCGACCTTCTGATGAAGATCGCCTTTGCGCTGTCCGGCAAGTCGCGCGCCGGTCCGGCGCAGGCCGCGGTGATCGGCTCCGGCTTCATGGGCATGATTTCGGGCAGCACCATGGCCAACGTGGCCTCCACCGGCGCCTTCACCATTCCGATGATGAAGCGCTTCGGCTTCAAGCCGCATTTTGCCGGCGCCGTGGAGGCCGTTGCATCCGCGGGCGGGCAGATCACCCCGCCGAAAATGGGGCTGGCCGCGTTCCTGATCGTCGGCATCACCGGCATTCCGTATGTGGAGATCATTGCGGCGGCGACGCTGCCGGCGATCATCTACTACGGCTACCTGATGTTTGCTGTCCACATTCAGGCGGTGAAGCTCGACCTTGGGGCCACCCACGAAGCGCGTCAGGTGGCGGGCCTCCCGCTGACAGACGTCTCCATGCTCCGGGCGTTCCTGATGCACGGCCACCCGATCCTCGCCGTCACCGTGCTCATCTGGCTCCTCCTCACCGGCAGCCCCGCCAACACGGCGGCGCTTTGTGCGGTGGAAATCACGCTGGCACTGGAAGTGGTGAAGCGCGTCGTTCTCGGCTGGCGCACACCGGTCGCGATGGTGAAATCCATGGGCGCGCCGATCCTCGGCGGTCTGGCGCGCGGGGCCCACTCCGGTGCGCAGGTTGCCGTTGTGGTGGCGGTCATCTCCATCATGGTGGAGATGCTGTCCGCCACGGGCCTTGCGCAAAAGCTCTCCTACATGATGCTTGACCTCGCGGGCGAAAGCCTGTGGCCGCTGGTGTTCATCGCTGCGCTGACCTGCCTCGTGTTCGGCGTCGGAATGCCAACGTCGGCCGCGTACATCCTGGTGGCGCTGCTGGGCGCTCCGGCCCTGATCGACCTTGGGGTGCCGGTGCTGGCGGCGCACCTCTTCGTCTTCTACCTTGCCAACATGTCGGCCATCACGCCGCCTGTTGCGGTGGGTTGCCTGGTGGCCGCCAACATTGCCGAAGCGCCTTTCATGAAAACCTCGTTCACCGCCGTGCGTCTCGGCCTGCCGGGCTTTCTCCTGCCGATGCTGTTCATCGCCCGGCCCGAGCTTCTGGGCCTTGGCGCACCGTTCTGGCTCCAGCTGCTCACCGCACTTCTGGCGGGCGTTGCGCTCGTCGCCATCAACATCGCGCTGGAAGGCACGTTCCGGCGGCGCCTCCACGTGGTCGAGCGGATTGCGCTGCTTCCGGCGGCATTTTGCCTGTTCCACCATTCTTGGTGGACCACGGCGGTCGGCATTGCCCTGTTTGCGGTGGTGATCGGCCGCCAGTTCCTCAGCGCGCCCCGGCCTGAAGCTGCCGCTGCCTGA
- a CDS encoding TAXI family TRAP transporter solute-binding subunit, protein MSATINRRQLLAAGAALPIAASGVSRAFAQAPVLFGSASLGSTGYVIIETISAIVNKYSDLRTSSMSTSGGAENLQLIGQGMIDFGQTASNDYADAMAGRGRFREPIAVEQSFAYTAWATLPMVRADSDIETARDLGGKRVSPSTAGGSTRRTWEMMTDFLGVKDEINWNFGSWREVYDAFRAGSLDCVPALLVGGRPSPLLLELMASVDVRGLGWPKDAIDFANETNPGISPYEADPALWEGVSEMTPCTATIGLLGTAPKVSDEVGYEVTKAVFDNAGAVRKVSMELESIDPEFAVRYMIKNAPVNAGAAQYFKERGIWRDDLTIAS, encoded by the coding sequence ATGTCCGCAACGATCAATCGCCGTCAGCTTCTCGCCGCAGGCGCAGCCCTGCCCATCGCAGCGTCCGGCGTCTCCCGCGCCTTTGCGCAGGCGCCCGTGCTGTTCGGTTCCGCAAGCCTCGGCTCCACCGGCTACGTCATCATCGAGACCATCTCGGCGATCGTGAACAAGTACAGCGACCTGCGCACGTCCTCCATGTCCACCTCCGGCGGTGCGGAGAACCTGCAGCTGATCGGCCAGGGCATGATCGACTTCGGCCAGACCGCCTCCAACGACTATGCGGACGCGATGGCCGGTCGCGGCCGCTTCCGCGAGCCGATCGCGGTCGAGCAGTCGTTCGCCTACACCGCGTGGGCGACCCTGCCGATGGTGCGCGCCGACAGCGACATCGAAACCGCGCGCGACCTTGGCGGCAAGCGCGTCAGCCCCTCCACCGCCGGCGGCTCCACCCGCCGGACCTGGGAGATGATGACCGACTTCCTGGGCGTGAAGGACGAGATCAACTGGAATTTCGGCTCCTGGCGCGAAGTGTACGATGCCTTCCGTGCCGGCTCGCTCGACTGCGTTCCGGCGCTTCTGGTCGGCGGCCGTCCCTCGCCGCTTCTCCTGGAGCTGATGGCATCGGTGGATGTGCGCGGCCTCGGCTGGCCCAAGGACGCCATCGACTTCGCCAACGAGACCAACCCCGGCATCTCCCCCTACGAGGCCGACCCCGCGCTGTGGGAAGGCGTTAGCGAAATGACGCCGTGCACCGCCACCATTGGTCTTCTGGGCACGGCACCCAAGGTGAGCGACGAGGTGGGCTACGAGGTCACCAAGGCGGTGTTCGATAACGCCGGGGCGGTGCGCAAGGTCTCCATGGAACTTGAGAGCATCGATCCGGAATTTGCCGTGCGCTACATGATCAAGAACGCGCCGGTGAATGCGGGTGCCGCCCAGTACTTCAAGGAGCGCGGCATCTGGCGCGACGATCTGACGATCGCAAGCTGA
- a CDS encoding XRE family transcriptional regulator, which produces MQARNGEGSADPYDLRVGQRLRSRRKARRMTLDEVASASAISTAQLSMIERGLASPSVKGLREICRTLDISVAWLFEEEDADEAPEQGIVVRRHRRKRFDLSKKKMHKELLTPDLDGKLQFLWIEMQPGGSSGPEKYFHEGEETGLILSGRMRLVVEDDTFTLEEGDSFRFDSHRPHRFENAGDTPCKVLWVCTPPFY; this is translated from the coding sequence ATGCAGGCTCGGAACGGCGAAGGCAGTGCGGATCCTTATGATCTGCGCGTCGGCCAACGCCTCCGCTCCCGGCGCAAGGCACGCCGGATGACGCTTGACGAGGTGGCCAGCGCCAGCGCGATCTCGACGGCGCAATTGTCGATGATCGAGCGTGGCCTCGCCTCGCCCTCGGTGAAGGGCCTGCGCGAGATCTGCCGGACGCTCGACATCTCGGTCGCATGGCTGTTCGAGGAGGAGGATGCGGACGAAGCGCCCGAGCAGGGCATTGTCGTGCGCCGCCACCGTCGCAAGCGGTTCGATCTGTCCAAGAAGAAGATGCACAAGGAGCTGCTCACGCCGGATCTCGACGGCAAGCTGCAGTTTCTGTGGATCGAGATGCAGCCCGGCGGCTCCAGCGGGCCCGAGAAATATTTTCACGAGGGGGAAGAGACCGGTCTCATCCTTTCGGGACGCATGCGCCTTGTGGTCGAGGACGATACCTTCACGCTGGAAGAGGGGGACAGCTTCCGCTTTGACAGCCACCGCCCGCACCGCTTCGAAAATGCCGGCGACACCCCTTGCAAGGTGCTGTGGGTCTGCACCCCGCCATTTTACTAA